From the genome of Phycicoccus duodecadis:
GTTCGCCCACAACCTCGAGACCGTGCCGCGCATCTTCAAGCGCATCCGCCCGGCCTTCACCTACGACAAGTCGCTGCGCGTCATCACGATGGCCCGCGAGGCCGGCCTGGTCACCAAGTCGAACCTCATCCTGGGGATGGGCGAGGAGGACCACGAGGTCGAGGAGGCGATCCGCGACCTGCACGAGGCCGGCTGCGACATCCTCACCATCACCCAGTACCTGCGCCCCTCCCCCACCCACCACCCGATCGACCGGTGGGTCAAGCCCGAGGAGTTCGTGCACTGGTCCGACACCGCCGAGGCCATGGGCTTCAAGGGCGTCATGGCGGGCCCGCTGGTCCGCAGCTCGTACCGCGCCGGACGCCTCTGGGCCACGGCCATGGGCAAGTGGGGCCGCCCCATCCCCGAGCACCTGGCCCACCTCGCGCAGGCCGCGTCCGACCCGGCCCGCCAGGAGGCCGCGTCGTTGGTGGCCAAGGCTCGCAGCGCCGTATCCTGACGGCACGCGCCCGCGCCACCGCCGGGCGGCACCACCCCCGACCAGGAGCACCGTCCCCCGTGTCCGACGCACCCGAGAAGAAGCCCGGCCGGATCGCCGAGATCCGCCAGGCCTACAGCGCCATCAAGTCCCTCGACCCGCAGATCGGGTGGTGGATGCTCGGCGCCGCCGTGCTCACGGCCGCGGTCGTCGTCGGCATCGGCGCGATCTTCGGCGGCGGCTGGCTGATCTACGCCGCGCTCGTCGCCATCCCCGCTGCGGCCCTGGCCGCGGTCGTGGTGATGAACCGGCGCGGCAACGGCGCCATGTACAAGGCGCTCGACGGCAAGGTGGGCGCGGCCGGCGCCACTCTGACGGGCCTGGGCAAGCGCGGCTGGTACGCGAACCAGGAGCCGGTGGCCGTCGATGGCGCGCGCGGCACCCGGGCGCAGGACCTTGCGGGCGCGGCGCTGGTGTTCCGGGCGCTGGGCCGCCCCGGGGTCGTGCTCATCGGTGAGGGCCCGGTCGGCCGGGTCGGCAAGCTCCTCAAGCAGGAGGAGAAGAAGGTCGCGCGGGTCGCCCCCGGCGTCCCGGTCCACCTGTGGACCGTCGGCGACGGCGACGGCCAGGTCCCGGTGCGCAAGATCGCGGGCAAGCTCACCCGGATGAAGCCGGTGCTCAGCAAGCAGGAGGTCTCGGTCGTCAACAAGCGCCTGACCTCGCTCGGCGGCATCCGGCCCCCGATCCCCAAGGGCGTCGACCCCACCAAGGCCCGCATGGACCGCAAGGCGATGCGCGGCCGCTGACCCTCACGTCGTCGGTCTGCCGGCCCGGTCGGGCCGGCCCCGCGCCGCCCCGGGCCCTACGCGGAGCGGCGGTCGCGGGAGTCCTCGGCGCCGGGTCGCACGAGGCGGGTGCCGGCCACGTAGTCGTGCAGCAGGCGGCCGTCGCCGGCGCGCACCAGCCCCGGCAGGAACAGGCCCGCCAGCAGTGAGCGCACCACGACCTGCACCGGGAACGCCCCGGGGCGCACCTGCCACACCTGCAGCCCCAGCAGGCGGTGGCCGACGGTGCTGCCCGTGAGCGAGACCAGCACCACGTTGAGCAGCACGAAGACGCCGAGGGTCACCCATGAGCTCTGCGGGATGCCGAGGAGCATCGCCGGCCGCTGACCAGGGTCCAGCAAGAGGTCGTACGGCAGGACCACGAAGGTCACCAGGGCCGAGAGCACCCAGTCGACGACGAACGCCGCGATGCGCCGGCCGAACGACGGGTCGAGAGCCTCTGCGCGGGCGCGGTCCGGGTCGGCGGGCGTCGTCACGGGTCCAGCCTAGGCGGGGTCGGGCGACGGCCTTCGCGGCCCCGCGGTGGGCCGTCCTCGCTGCCCGTCACGCCCGCACCTTCCGTTGCCCTTATGGCGGGAAAAGCGTTGTCAGAAAGTTCGATTGGTCTCCTCGAACGCTTGTTCGTGTCACCGTGATCGAGTAAGATCGTGGTACAGGGGAAGGGGTTTCCGATGACAGCGACTACTGGTCCGCAGGATGTCGTGTCGGCCGCGCGGGTCGCGCGCCAGGTGCTGTCGGATGCTCTCAGCCCCGGCGAGGTGTGCGGGTCGCAGGAGGAGTGGGCGCAGGCTCTCGGTGAGCTGCAGGCCGTGATGGACACCGCGACCGCCGCCCAGGATGCCGCGATCGTGCGGCTGGCGGCGATCGAGCCCGAGGTCCTCGACGACGGGGAGGTCATCGAGACCCACCGGGCGCTCGGGCACGTCGCCCTTGATGCACCCGCGATGGTGTCGTGGACGCTCAATGTGTCGGCGGTGCAGGCCGAGCGGCGGGTGCGGGCCGCGGTCCGGATGGCCGCCGACGGGCCTGAAGGCACCCCCACCGAGACCGGGCTTCGTGGGTTGCACACCGCGATGGGTGCCGGGCGGTTGGACGCCTACCGGGCGTCGGTGGTCGCGACCGAGCTCGAGGAGGCACCGGCCGAGGTCGCCGCGTCCGTGGTCGCCGGTCTGCACGAGTACTTCGGCAGCGAGGACGGACCGCGGCTGCGGCGCCGGGTCCGTCGGATGCTGGCCCGGATCTCCCCGGACCTGGTGCGCCAACGCGCCGTGCGGGCCCGGTCCGAGTGCCGCCTCGAACGGTGGGTCGGCGAACCCGGGGTCGACACCTGGCACGGCACCTTCCCCTCCGAAGAAGCCGCCCAGGCGTGGGCCGCGATCGACGCCCTCGCGCAGCAGTACGTCACCGACGGCGTGTGCGACCGGGTCGACCGGGCGAGGGCGAAGGCCCTGACCGACCTGGTGGCGGGGAACGCGACCATCGACGTCCAGATCGTCCACACCATCGCGGCCGAGGTCCCCACAGCTGCTGGGTCCGCGCGGGGGACCAGGGCCAGCGAGGGAGCTTCGGACGACCTGGTGGACGTCGGTGCGCCCGCGAGCGAGGCTGGGGCGAGCAAGGCAGCGCCCGGCGACCTGGTCGAGGTCACCGGCCTCCGCCCCGGCGAACCCACCCTGGTCTCCCGCGCGTGGCTCGACCATGCCAGCGCCCCGCACCCGACCTCCGACACCAGCGCCGGCCGGGCCGCACCCCGCCCGCGGGGCGAACCCCGCGGGGGCCTCGCCCCGTGTGACCCGCTCACCGACGCGCTGCTCGACCCCGACGGCGCCCTCACCACCGACACCTACCGGCCCGGCAAAGCCCTGGCCGCCCTGGTCCGCGCCCGCGACGGGCACTGCCGGTTCCCCGGCTGCCACGTCGCCGCCCGCTTCTGCGACCTCGACCACGTCACCCCCTGGCCCACCGGCCCGACATCAGCAGCCAACCTGGTCTGCCTCTGCCGCCGACACCACCGCATCAAACAACGCCCCGGCTGGCAGGCGGTTCTCCACCCCGACGCCACCCTCACCTGGACCGACCCCACCGGCCGGAACCGCACCACCCACCCCGTCGACCACCTCCACCGCGCCGTCCTACCCGACCGGGGAAGCGACCCCGCCCCCATCACCTACAACCCCCGCCTCGTCACCCCCGACGCACCCCACAGCACCCTCGAGTACCACCTCGAACACAACCCGGGCCCACCACCAGCAAGACCCCGCATCCGCTGCCGCATCGACCACCACCACCCGACAGCCGCTCGCGCCCACCTCGCCTACACCTCGGCCCATCCGCCCAGGCGACGAGCGCTGCCACCACCGGACGACCCGCCGTTCTGACGAAGCACCAGCACCTTCCTGAGAGACCGAGCCGGATCGCATCTCAGCGCGGTCCACGACTCGGGCGTCCCGTCCCACCCATTGATACGGTGGGCTGCGTTACCTCGGCGAAACATCCGGGTGACGGCGGGGAAACCGCCACGCCCTACTGTCGTCGACAACGCCATCAGGGCTGGCTCCCACGCCCCTGCACCGAACCAGGAGGTTCAACACTGTGTTCAGCTCCGCTGACGAGGTCCTCGCTTTCATCAAGTCCGAGGACGTGAAGTTCGTCGACATCCGCTTCTGCGACCTTCCCGGCGTCATGCAGCACTTCAACGTGCCCGCGCAGACGGTCGACCAGGACTTCTTCCTCAACGGCCAGATGTTCGACGGGTCCTCGATCCGCGGCTTCCAGGCCATCCACGAGTCCGACATGAAGCTCATCCCGGACCCGACGACGGCCTACCTCGACCCGTTCCGGGTCGAGAAGACGCTGATCATGAACTTCAGCATCGTCGACCCGTTCACCGGCGAGGCCTACAGCCGCGACCCCCGCAACATCGCGGCCAAGGCCGAGGCCTACCTGAAGTCCACGGGCATCGCCGACACCGCCTTCTTCGGTGCCGAGGCCGAGTTCTACGTCTTCGACGACGTGCGCTTCGAGACCAAGGCCAACGCCAGCTACTACTACATCGACTCCGTCGAGGCCGCCTGGAACACCGGGCGCGCGGAGGACGGCGGCAACCGCGGCTACAAGACCCGCTTCAAGGGTGGCTACTTCCCCGTCCCGCCGGTCGACCACTTCGCCGACACCCGCGACAAGATCTGCCTCAACCTCGCCGACGTCGGCCTCGTCGTCGAGCGCAGCCACCACGAGGTCGGCACCGCGGGTCAGCAGGAGATCAACTACCGCTTCAACACCCTGCTCCTCTCGGGCGACGACATGATGAAGTTCAAGTACGTCGTCAAGAACACCGTCTGGAACGAGGGCAAGACCGCCACGTTCATGCCGAAGCCCATCTTCGGCGACAACGGCTCGGGGATGCACACGCACCAGTCGCTCTGGAAGGACGGCGAGCCGCTCTTCTACGACGAGCGCGGCTACGGCGGCCTTTCGGACATCGCGCGCTGGTACATCGGCGGCCTGCTCAAGCACGCCCCCGCGCTGCTGGCGTTCACGAACCCGACGATCAACAGCTACCACCGGCTGGTCCCGGGCTACGAGGCGCCGGTCAACCTGGTGTACTCGGCCCGTAACCGCTCGGCCTGCGTGCGCATCCCGATCACGGGTGACAACCCCAAGGCCAAGCGCATCGAGTTCCGCGTGCCCGACCCGAGCTCGAACCCCTACCTGTGCTTCGCGGCGCAGCTGATGGCCGGCCTCGACGGCATCAAGAACCGCATCGAGCCCCCGGAGCCGGTCGACAAGGACCTCTACGAGCTGCCGCCCGAGGAGCACGAGGCCATCGAGCAGGTCCCCGGCTCGCTCCCGGCCGTGCTCGACGCGCTCGAGGCCGACCACGAGTTCCTGCTCCAGGGTGACGTGTTCACCTCGGACCTCATCGAGACGTGGATCGACTACAAGCGGGTCCACGAGGTCGACCCGATCCGCTTCCGGCCCCACCCGCACGAGTTCGAGATGTACTTCGACATCTGATCGAACCCGCAGGTCGGAGGCACGGTCAGCCTCAGTAGTCCCTGACGAGTCCTCACGGGCCCTCACCGATGCGTCGGCAGCCCGTGAGGACTCGTCGCTGTGCGGCCACGGCGTGGTCGCCGGCCGGTCTCACCTCGAGCCGGGCCGAGGGCCCTGCGTACCGCGCAGCCGAGCGTTCTCGGCCTCCAGGTGCAGGACCATGCCGATGCCGGCCAGGTTGAGACCGGCCGCGAGCAGGTCCCCGATCCGTCGAAGGCGGTCGAGGTCGTTCGCGCTGTAGCGGCGGGTGCCCCCGTCGGTGCGCTGCGGCTCGAGCAGACCGCGGGCCTCGTACAGGCGCAGGTTCTGCACCCCCATGCCGACCAGGCCGGCCGCCACCGAGATCCCGTACACCCCGCGGTCGTCGTCGGGAGCGGGCACTGTCATGGCGGTGGGTCCTTCCCCGAAAAAAATCCGTTCTGGGCTCTTGCACGATTATGCCGTCAGTGCTACAAGAAATCTATGGCGTGTGCAACAGATCCGTCCGGATCCCGACCACCGCCGGCCAGTACACCCACACCACATCGGAGGTGAACACGATGTTGATCCGCACCGACCCGTTCCGTGAGCTGGACCGCCTCACCCACCAGCTCCTCACCCCGCAGGGCACCCTGGCCCGGCCCGCGGCGATGCCGATGGACGCCTGGCACGAGGGTGACACCTTCTACGTCGAGCTCGACCTCCCCGGCGTCAGCCAGGACTCGATCGACATCGACGTGGAACGCAACGTGGTCACCGTCAGGGCCGAACGCCCGAGCCGGGCCAGCGACGCGCAGCTGCTGGTCGCGGAACGTCCGCGCGGAATGTTCAGCCGCCAGCTCGTCCTGGGCGAGAACCTCGACACCGAGCGCGTCGAGGCCAGCTACGACGGGGGCGTCCTGACGCTGCAGATCCCGGTCGCGGAGCACGCGAAACCGCGCAAGATCGAGATCAGCAGCAAGAACGAGGGTCGTCGCGCCATCAGCGCGTGACCCCGGTGGCGGGGTCCCCGCCACGGCCCCCGAGCGGCCGTACCGGCCATGCCGGCGCCGCCCACCGGGTCGTGCACCTGCTCGGCCCGGTGGACGGCCGGGGGTCAGTGCTACGCACCCAGCTCGGCGTCCTCGAGGGCCGCTTCCTGCTTGGACTCCTCGATGTTCTCCCGGACGACCTCGGCCGGCAGGGCCACCCGGTCGGCGATGAGGTAGACGACCACCGACAGCGCGCCGAGGAGCAGCGCCGACCACTCGAAGTTCAGCAGCCCGAGGTTCCCGGCGCCCGCGGACTTCTCCGGGAAGTTCCCCAGGTAGGAGATCAGCGCCAGGCCGCCCAGCCAGGGGAACAGCCACGCGAAGCCGTTCCAGAAGTGCAGCGGCCCCTGACGGACCCCGCCGAAGAGCTTGAACAGGCCCAGGAGGACGAACCCGAGCAGCACCGCGACGTAGAGCTTCCATCCGGTCAGCCACCCCGACCAGTACACGATCAGGTTCGAGGCCCAGAACGCCAGGAGCGGGAGGACGTGACCGCCGGGCAGCCGGAAGGGACGCGGGTGGTCCGGGACGCGCTTGCGCAGGGCGGTGAGCACCAGCGGCCCGGACGCGAAGGACAGGACCGTGGCCGAGGTGATGAACCCGACCAGCTGCTGCCAGCTCGGGAACGGCAGGAACACGATGAGGCCCACCACGAACGTCACGACCAGGCTGAACAGCGGGACGCCCCGCTCCGTGGTCCTCGCCAGGCGCTGAGGGGCGTTCCCGTTGCGGGCCATCGCGTAGGACAGCCGCGAGGTGAGCGTCGTGTAGATCAGCCCGGTGTCCCCGGGCGAGATGATCGCGTCGATGTAGAGCAGTACCGCCAGCCAGCCCAGCCCGAGGGCGGTGGCCAGGGCCGCCAGCGGCCCGAAGTCGTTCTCGAAGCTCAGGTTGGCCCACGCGTCGGCGCCGGAGAGCAGGCTCGGCTCCAGCGCGCCGATGAAGGCGACCTGCAGCGCGATGTAGATGACCGCCGTGACCAGGACCGAGCCGATGACGGCGATGGGGACGTTCCTGCGGGGGTTGTCGGTCTCACCGGCCAGCTCGACACCCTGACGGAAGCCGAGGTAGGAGAACACGATCCCGGAGGTGGCGATCGCGCTGAAGACACCGTGCCAGCCCGACGGCTTGAACCCGTGGCTGGTGAAGTTCTCGCCGTGGAACGCGGTGGCGAAGAACGCCACGATGACGAGCACGATGATCCCGAGCTTCCACCACACCAGGGTGTTGTTGATCCGCGCGAACCAGCGGATGCCGAAGTAGTTGATCACCACGAACACGGCCATCAGCAGCACGGCGACCGCGTAGCCGAGCCCGGTCAGGGTGTGCACCGTCTGGCCACCGGCCTGCGCCTCGACGGTGAAGGGGGCGTACTTGGTGCCGTACTGCAGCGCTGCGAGCACCTCGATGGGCGCGGTCGTGCTCGCCCCCACCCAGGTGATCCAGCCGGTGGTGTAGCTGGCGAACGAGCCGAAGGCCAGGTGGGGGAAGCGGATCACCCCGCCGGACACCGGGAACATCACCCCCAGCTCGGCGTACACGAGCGCGATGGCCAGGACCATCACCCCACCCAGGGCCCATGAGATGACCGCGGCCGGGCCGGCCTCCTGCGAGGCGTTGAGCGCCCCGAACAGCCAGCCCGACCCGATGATCGAACCGATGCTCGCGAAGAGCAGACCGACGATCCCTACATGCCGCTTGAGCTGCGGTTGTTCCGTCTCGACCGCGGTCGAGGTGTCCGTCGCCATGGCAGATCCCTTTCTCTGGAGGCCGAAGGCTCAGAAAGCGGTACCGCAGGACGTGGCGATCCCCCGATGTACCACCTGCCATCTTGCGCGCCCCACGGCGCTGGTGGTGGTTCCGCGGCAGGGAAACTCGAGCTCGGACCAGGCCGACCCCGCGAGTACGAGCCTCCGGCAGCGACTTCCGCGGCCAGACCACGACGAACACGGCGCCCGGGCCGTGCCCGCTGCCGGCCCGGGCTGCCGGCCCGGGCTCTGCCCTCCCCCGCCCCTCAGAGCCGGTCGACGCCCCACGCGGCCGCGGGCACCAGCCACCCGCCGACGACCAGCAGCGCGAAGCCGGCGGCCACGGCTGCGGCGATCACGCCCCGCCACACCCAGGCCCGGACCCGCGAGGGACCTTCGGCACTGTTCCGGACCGACGACCCCGAGCACCCTGGACACCACCCCAAGGAGGCCGCCGTGCACCATGTCACCCCGGTCGGGTCGGTCGTCGTCGCCGTCGACGTCGACGCACCCGTCGAACCGGTCCTCGCGGCGGCCGCTGCCCTCGCCGCCTCCACCCGCCGTCCGCTGCACGTCGTCAACGCCACCGGCGTCGGCATCGTCCCGTGGACTGCGCCGATGCTCCAGCGCCAGGAGGCCAAGCTCCGGGAGCTGCGCGACCGCCTGGCGACGCTGGGTGAGATGTCGGTGACCTCCTGCACCGCCCTGGAGAGTCCGGCGGCGGCGATCGTGCGGGCCAGTGCCGACGCCGAGCTCGTCGTCATCGGGTCGGGCCGGCTGGGCCGGCTGGCGGGCGAGGTGCTCGGCGCGACCACCCATCAGGTCGCCATGCACTCCCGGTGCCCGGTGCTCGTCGTCCCGGACGGCCTGGACCTGCCCGAGCACGGGCCGGTGGTCGTCGGCGTCGACACCGGCGAGCACAGCCGGCCGGCGATCGGCCTGGCCTTCGCGGAGGCGTCGCGCCGCTCGGCTCCCCTCGTCGCGGTCCACGCGTGGTGGCTGGAGCACCCGGGAGCCTTCGACGACGCGAGCCGCTGGGCGGGAGGCGAGCATCCCGCGTACGACGCCGAGGAGCTCTCGGTGTCCGAGATGATGGCGGGCTGGGCGGAGAAGTACCCGGACGTCGTGGTCCGCACCGAGATCCTCCGAGGCGAGCCGGTGCCGGTGATCCGCGAGGTCGCCCGCTCCGCGCAGCTGCTGGTGGTCGGCTCCCGGGGCAGCGGGGGCTTCGTCGGCCTCCTCCTCGGCGGGGTCAGCAGCCGTCTGCTGCACGGCAGCCCGTGCCCGGTGCTCGTGGTCCCGTCCGCAGCCCGGCCGGCACTGGAGCCGGCGCAGCCCACCTCGCGGGTCTCCACCCCCGCGTGACGTGCGGGCCACGCCGGCCACGCCGGCCAGGAAGGTCAGCGGGGGCGGACGGTCAGGGTCTGGGCGAGCGCGCCGAGCGGGCCGCTCTCGTCGTGGAGCCGGCTGCTGGTGAGGCCGATCCCGTTGGCGTCGAACGTCACCGTCGCATCCACGCCCAGCCATCCCTCGGCCGGCAGCCTCAGCAGGTGGGCCGTCAGGTCGATGTTCGGGTAGTGCACGTCGCGCGGGTCGGCGCGCACGGTCATCCCGTTGGCGATGTCGAGCAGCCCGGCCGTGCGCGCCAGCGTGCTCACCGGCTCGTCGGCCAGGAGGGGCACATCGGTGCGCACCCAGAACCAGCCGCGACCGGGCTCCTCGAGATGGCGCCGTAGCTCGACCGACCCGATGAACCCGCCGGGCCAGGTGGCACTCGGCGTCCACGGCTCGAGCTCGTCGGGGCCGGGGATGGACGGCAGCGCGGTGCCGGCCACCGCAGCGGTGTCACGCTGCGCCATCAGCCAGGCCCGTAGGAGGACGACGGGACGCCCCGCATGGGCCAGGGTCGCCTCCACCAGCTCGATGGTCCGCCCGGGGCGCACCACCCGCACCCCGACCTCGACCTCGGCCACCGGCACCGTCCCGAGGATGTCGTAGCAGAGCCGGGCCACCGCCATGCCGTCCTCGCGCCGGGCGTCTCTGTGCTGCTCGACCAGGTGCGCCATCAGGCCCAGGGCCGGCGAGATGTGCTGCTCGTCCTCGCGCCAGGCGCCGCTGGTGCGCTCGGTGGCCCGGAACCGGGTCGCGCCCAGCCGCTCGAAGTACGCCACGGTGTCATCCTCCCTGGTGCCGATGTCCGACGCCGACCCTACGACGGGCCAGGATGAGGGCATGAGCGACTCCCCCACCGGCCCCGTCCCGTCGTCCACCTCGTCGTCCGTCCCGTCGTCCACCTCGTCGTCCGCCCCGTCGTCCGCCCCGTCGTCCAGCGCGGCGGCCGCCGCCCTGCCCCGCCGCGTCGCCGTCACCGGCGCCCACGGCAAGCTCGGCCGCGCCGTCGTGACGCACCTGCGCGGCATCGGCCTCGACGTCCTGGCCATCGACCGCGACCCGGCCGGCGACCCCCGCGACGTCCGCGGCGAGTTCGTCGTCGCCGACCTCACCGACTACGGCCAGGTGGTCGAGGCCTTCGGGGGCGGGGTCGACGAGCACGCGGCCGTCGACGCGGTGGTGCACCTGGCCGCCATCCCGGCCCCCGGGATGACGACGAACGCCGCCACCTTCGCCAACAACTCGGCCGCGACCTACAACGTGTTCGCCGCTGTCCGCGCCCTCGGCATCACCACGCTGGTGTGGGCCTCGAGCGAGACCGTGCTGGGCCTGCCGTTCGACACCCCGCCGCCCTACGCGCCCGTCGACGAGGAGTACGCGCCGCGGCCGGAGTCGACGTACTCGCTGAACAAGGCCCTCGAGGAGGAGATGGCCGGGCACTTCTGCCGCTGGCAGCCCGAGCTGGTGGCGGTCGGCCTGCGCTTCTCGAACGTCATGGACGTCGAGGACTACGCGCAGTTCCCGTCCTTCGACGCCGACCCGCAGCTGCGGCGCTGGAACCTGTGGGGCTACATCGACGCGCGCGACGGCGCCCAGGCCGTCGAGAAGGCCCTGGCCTACGACGTGCCCGGGGCGGAGGTGTTCGTCATCGCCAACGCCGACACCGTGATGAGCCGTTCGAGCGCGAGCCTGATGGCCGAGGTCTACCCCGACGTGCCGGTGACCAGGGAGCTCGGTGAGCACGAGACGCTCCTCGGCATCGACAAGGCCCGGCAGGTCCTCGGGTACGAGCCCCAGCACTCCTGGCGCGACCACGTCGGCTGAGCGCGCCGCCCACGGGCCTCGGGCCGGACGCCGTGCGGCATGATCGCCCCGTGAGCGCGAACCCGTCGTCCGAGAGCACCTCCGAGGCCGCCGCGGGGGCCGGCCCCGGGCTCGCCGAGATCCTCGACCAGCTCGTCGACGCGGGCCGGCAGGTGGTGGCCCGTGGGCTGGTGCAGGCCAGCGGTGGCAACCTCTCGGCCCGGGTGCCCGGCACCGACCGGTTCGTCGTCACCGCCACCGGCACCTGGCTCGACCGCCTCACCCCGGACGACTTCGCCGAGCTCACCCCGGGCGGCGACCGGGTGGGTGGGGCGGCACGCCCGTCGGTGGAGTGGAAGCTGCACCAGCGCACCTACGCCGTGCGCCAGGACGTGCGGGCCATCGTGCACCTGCACCCGCAGCACGTCCTCCTGGTCGACATGCTCGGTGCGCCGATCCGGTTCACCACCCTGGACCACCAGTACTACCTGGGCAGTGCCGGGCGGGTGCCGTTCATGCCCTCGGGCAGCGACGAGCTCGCCCGGGCCGCCGCCGAGGCCGCCCGCGACCACGACGCCGTGGTGCTGGCCCACCACGGCTGCTCGGCCCTCGGCGACACCGTGACGATGGCCCTGCGCCGGGCGTTGAACCTCGAGGAGGCGGCCGCGATGACCTACCGGCTGCTGCAGGCGGGCGACCGCGCCACCGACTTCCCGGCGGAGTGGAAGGGCCGCATCATCGACGTCTGACCCGGCGACCCGGGTCGGGCTCAGCGGGCGAGGAAGAGGCTGCCCAGCGCGATGAGCCAGGAGACGAACGAGCCGACCAGGAAGTACTCGGTGACCTCGTCGATGCCTGCACCGTCGACGCTCTCACGGTCGCTGCGCTTGCTCTGCAGCTCGGGGAAGCGGATCAGGCCCTTGGCCGCGATGACCAGGGCCGCGGCCGTGAGCTGGCCGGCCAGCCCGAGGCCGAGGATGACGACCCGCTCCATGGGGCCGAGGAGGCGGCCGCCGCGCAGCTGGAGCGCCGGCTCGGGCATGGCCATGGCCGAGGTACGCGCCCGCCCCAGCGGACGCAGGGCCCCGATGCTGACCAGCACCAGCCGGACGACGACGTTGCCGGTGGCGAGGTTGGCCACCAGGAGCCCGAGGACGAGCAGGACCTGCGCGACCGTGACGCCGGCCCGCGCGCTGGGGAGCTCGGCCCAGCGCAGCCAGCGCCCCAGCCCGCCGCCCGGTGGCGAGGCCCACCCGGACAGTGCCACCAGCCAGACCGCCCCGCCGGCCAGGGCCCCGAGCGAGCGGGCGTGCCCGCGGCCGTGCGCCAGCGCGGCGTCGGACCAGCGCAGCCACAACAGCAGCGACAGCACGGCGCCGACGAGGGCCACGGCGTCGCCGACCCCGAACAGCCCGGCACCGGCACCGACCAGCACGACCACCACGCCCCCGGCCCAGGGCGCCCACCGCGACACCGCCGGGCGCCGGGCGGCGCGGACCAGGTCGGCCAGCCCGACGCCGAGCAGCCACACCCCCAGCCAGCTCACGCGAGGCCCCGGAGCAGCTCGTGGGCGGCCAGCACGGCCCCGACCCCGTCGGAGCGGACGCGCTGCGACACGGCGGAGGCACTGACCCCTTCGCGCGCGGCGAGGTCGGCCTGGGTGGTGTCGGGATCCATGAGCCCCCTCAGCAGCCGGAGTGACCGTTCCGAGAGAGATCCAACCAGGTGGTCCCGACAGAGCAGGGCGGCGTTGACGGCGTCGACCCGGGGGTCCCGGCCGTCGGCATCGCGCAGGCCGGTGCGCAGCAGCCGGGTGGGCGCACGGTCGGCGGCGGCCTCGACGGCGTCGATGGCGTCGCGGGCGGCCCACCAGGCCGAGCCGTCCTCGATGCCGCGCTCGGCGTCCAGGAGCGTGACCGTGCCGACCCCGACCCCGACGCGCACGTCGACGTCGGGCAGCAGCTCGAGACGGACCCGCAGGGCCGCGTCCAGCGCCTCCCCGAGGCTGCGGTACGCGCCCTGGAACTCGTCGCCCACCGTCACCCGCAGGCCCCGCACCGACGGCACCGCCGCCTCGACGGTGGCCAGGGCCGCCGCCACGGCGTCATGCACGGCCCGTCGGTCGCCGGCGCGACGGGACGCGACGATGTCGCCGATCAGCACGCTCACTGAAGCACCGGGCTTCATCTCAGCCATCTGAAGATCATACCTTCATTCAGCGGGAATGAAGCCTGATCCTTCAGGCGGGGACGGAAGGGTCCTCGGCGAGCGTGTGACCCGCCGACGGCTCGACGACCCCACGCTCGGTGACCACGGCGGCCACGAAGCGGGCCGGGGTGACATCGAAGGCCGGGTTGAACCCGGGCGTCGCCTCGGGGGTGGTGCGGATGCCGGCCCAGGTCGTG
Proteins encoded in this window:
- a CDS encoding NAD-dependent epimerase/dehydratase family protein, translating into MSDSPTGPVPSSTSSSVPSSTSSSAPSSAPSSSAAAAALPRRVAVTGAHGKLGRAVVTHLRGIGLDVLAIDRDPAGDPRDVRGEFVVADLTDYGQVVEAFGGGVDEHAAVDAVVHLAAIPAPGMTTNAATFANNSAATYNVFAAVRALGITTLVWASSETVLGLPFDTPPPYAPVDEEYAPRPESTYSLNKALEEEMAGHFCRWQPELVAVGLRFSNVMDVEDYAQFPSFDADPQLRRWNLWGYIDARDGAQAVEKALAYDVPGAEVFVIANADTVMSRSSASLMAEVYPDVPVTRELGEHETLLGIDKARQVLGYEPQHSWRDHVG
- a CDS encoding thioesterase family protein — its product is MAYFERLGATRFRATERTSGAWREDEQHISPALGLMAHLVEQHRDARREDGMAVARLCYDILGTVPVAEVEVGVRVVRPGRTIELVEATLAHAGRPVVLLRAWLMAQRDTAAVAGTALPSIPGPDELEPWTPSATWPGGFIGSVELRRHLEEPGRGWFWVRTDVPLLADEPVSTLARTAGLLDIANGMTVRADPRDVHYPNIDLTAHLLRLPAEGWLGVDATVTFDANGIGLTSSRLHDESGPLGALAQTLTVRPR
- a CDS encoding SatD family protein, translating into MAEMKPGASVSVLIGDIVASRRAGDRRAVHDAVAAALATVEAAVPSVRGLRVTVGDEFQGAYRSLGEALDAALRVRLELLPDVDVRVGVGVGTVTLLDAERGIEDGSAWWAARDAIDAVEAAADRAPTRLLRTGLRDADGRDPRVDAVNAALLCRDHLVGSLSERSLRLLRGLMDPDTTQADLAAREGVSASAVSQRVRSDGVGAVLAAHELLRGLA
- a CDS encoding class II aldolase/adducin family protein — protein: MSANPSSESTSEAAAGAGPGLAEILDQLVDAGRQVVARGLVQASGGNLSARVPGTDRFVVTATGTWLDRLTPDDFAELTPGGDRVGGAARPSVEWKLHQRTYAVRQDVRAIVHLHPQHVLLVDMLGAPIRFTTLDHQYYLGSAGRVPFMPSGSDELARAAAEAARDHDAVVLAHHGCSALGDTVTMALRRALNLEEAAAMTYRLLQAGDRATDFPAEWKGRIIDV
- a CDS encoding universal stress protein encodes the protein MHHVTPVGSVVVAVDVDAPVEPVLAAAAALAASTRRPLHVVNATGVGIVPWTAPMLQRQEAKLRELRDRLATLGEMSVTSCTALESPAAAIVRASADAELVVIGSGRLGRLAGEVLGATTHQVAMHSRCPVLVVPDGLDLPEHGPVVVGVDTGEHSRPAIGLAFAEASRRSAPLVAVHAWWLEHPGAFDDASRWAGGEHPAYDAEELSVSEMMAGWAEKYPDVVVRTEILRGEPVPVIREVARSAQLLVVGSRGSGGFVGLLLGGVSSRLLHGSPCPVLVVPSAARPALEPAQPTSRVSTPA
- a CDS encoding APC family permease is translated as MATDTSTAVETEQPQLKRHVGIVGLLFASIGSIIGSGWLFGALNASQEAGPAAVISWALGGVMVLAIALVYAELGVMFPVSGGVIRFPHLAFGSFASYTTGWITWVGASTTAPIEVLAALQYGTKYAPFTVEAQAGGQTVHTLTGLGYAVAVLLMAVFVVINYFGIRWFARINNTLVWWKLGIIVLVIVAFFATAFHGENFTSHGFKPSGWHGVFSAIATSGIVFSYLGFRQGVELAGETDNPRRNVPIAVIGSVLVTAVIYIALQVAFIGALEPSLLSGADAWANLSFENDFGPLAALATALGLGWLAVLLYIDAIISPGDTGLIYTTLTSRLSYAMARNGNAPQRLARTTERGVPLFSLVVTFVVGLIVFLPFPSWQQLVGFITSATVLSFASGPLVLTALRKRVPDHPRPFRLPGGHVLPLLAFWASNLIVYWSGWLTGWKLYVAVLLGFVLLGLFKLFGGVRQGPLHFWNGFAWLFPWLGGLALISYLGNFPEKSAGAGNLGLLNFEWSALLLGALSVVVYLIADRVALPAEVVRENIEESKQEAALEDAELGA